The nucleotide sequence GCTCCAGCCATGCCTCATGGTGACATGAATCGGTTTCGATATCCGTCGGTCGGGCGGGGCAGCGCTTCGCGAGCCCAACCGCACTGCGAAAATCGCGGTCGAAAATGGCGGCCCGGTTCGGCTCGCGGTCAGCTCTGGTCAGTGGCGCGATTGCTGGGCATGATGTGGTCCCATGACGACCTACGCGTTCGACCCCGAAATCGCCGAGATGGTCCCGCTCCTGCCGACCTGGCAGGGTGACGACCCGGCGCGAATGCGGACGGCGTTGGCGGAGATGATCGCGCAGCTGCCGGTGCCGGACACGACGGGGCTACACATCGAGGAGCGCCGCATTCCCGGCCGCGACGGCGATCCCGACGTGACGGTGCGTATCTACCGGCCCGAGCACCCGACGGCGCCCGCCGGGATTTACAGCGTTCATGGCGGCGGGTTCATCGCCGGTGACCTCGACACCGAGCACGCCTCCAACGTCACGCTCGCTCGCGAGCTCGGCGTCGTCGTGGTGTCGGTGGACTACCGGCTGGCGCCGGAGGCACCGTTCCCCGCGCCGCTGGAAGACGTCTACGCCGGCTTGGTCTGGATGGCGGCTCACGCGGGTGAGCTGGGCATCGATCCCGGGCGCATCGCGATCCACGGCATGAGCGCCGGCGGCGGTCTGTGCGCGGGGCTGGCGCTGCTGGCCCGTGACCGCGGTGGGCCGCACATCGCCTTTCAATTCCTGGCGGTGCCGGAGCTCGACGATCGGCTCACCAGCCCGAGCATGACCGCCTTTACCGACACCCCGCTGTGGAGTCGCCCCCGAGCCGTGTTCAGCTGGGACTGCTACCTCGGGCCGGGCCGCGCCGGCTCCGACGACGTGTCGGTCTACGCCGCGCCGGCCCGCGCGACCGATCTGGCGGGCCTACCACCCGCCTACGTTTCGGTGATGCAGTTCGACCCCCTGCGTGACGAGGGCGTCGCCTACGCGCTGGCCATGCTCGCCGCGGGTGTCAGCGTCGAATTGCATTTGTTCCCAGGCACTTTCCACGGCTCCTCCCTCATCCAAACCGCGGCGATCTCCCGGCGTGAGCAGGCCGAGGCGATCGCGGTACTGCGCCAAGCGCTGGCGTTGTAGGGCTGACACCGCTTCTCGTTGCTTCACATTGGGCGTTAGGACGTGCTGGATAACTGCGCCTTCACCGTGCGCGTCTGCTCGTCGGCGAGGACTTCCGGCAAACCGGCGAATAGGCCGTCGAGCGCGAGTTCGGCGACCACCGCAGGATCGGTCTTCTGGTCTGCTGGCGCGAAGGCGGCCATGTCGGTGTCCATGTAGCCGACGTGCACGGCAGTGACGTGGATGCCGCGAGGGGCCAGTTCCTGCCGAAGCGCGTCGGTCATGGCCCAGGCCGCTGCCTTGGCCGCGCCGTAGGCGCCGGAGCCGGGGAGGTGCAGCCAGGACAACACCGAGAGCATGTTGAGGATTGCACCTCCGCCATTGCCTTCAATGATCGGAACGAACGCGCGGATCGCGTTGAGTGTGCCGAAGTAGTGCGTGTCCATCTCGAGCCGGATGTCCTCTAGCGACCCGGACAGCAGTCCGGCGCGAGTAGAGCTACCGGCGTTGTTGATGAGCAAGGTCACGTCGCCGGCCTGATCGGCAGCGCGGCCCACCGAGGTCGGGTCGGTGATGTCGAGCTGGACGGCCTCGACGCCGGGGATGTCTATTGTGTCGGGGCGGCGTGCCGCGGCGTAGACCTTCGCCCCACGCTGGACAAGCTGGGTTGCGAAGTGCTTGCCCAAGCCACGGTTGGCGCCAGTAACCAGCGCGACGATCTGGTCGCTATTCATCGGGGACCCTTCAATTGTTTAGGAGCAACCGTAGCTAGCTTTTCGTGGGAGCGCAGAAGACGGCGAATCGCGGGTGGCCAGCGGTTTAGTGTCGCGCTATGGACCGCATCTTGCAGTGGGCATGGGATCGATACGGCGCGCGGTACTCATGGGTGATCTGCGCGATCGGATTCCCCATAGCGTTCCCGGTCTACCTAACTCTGTCGTTCATCATCGTGGCTTTCGAGAAGTCGGGTCGCTACGTCGAGTCGGCAGGTGTCACCGTTGGAGCGGTGCTGGTACTGGTGTACGCGCTGGTTCTTCCCGGCCTGGGCGCGTGGCGGCTTGTCGATCGTTGGGCTGCGGCCGGTGAGGGCGATCGGGCGAGCGTTCTAAAGGCCACTTACGTCTGGTCTCGTAAGCAGACGGCTCGAGCGTTAGGGGTCGTCGCGGTCGTGGCCGGCGTAATGGCGATCACTGTCGGTCTAATTGTCGGCGCGGACCTATCACGGCTTGGCCAGTATGCGATCTTAGGCGCCGCTTTCGGATCGGGCTCCCATTCGATCGGAGTGCACAGCTTGGTCGAGGCTTCCCTACGGCCGGTGCGGGTCGCGCTCGCTGGTGGCAAGGCGATTGGGGACTCCTTGCCGCGGTCTCGCCCTACGTTCGCCACTTGGACGAACCTGTCCATGCTCGGGGTCGTGCTTGCATTCGCCATCGCGGGCGCGATGCTCACGGCGGTATTCGCGCCCGCGCATCAGAGTCCCGCGCTTTGGGTGTTGATCGGACTCGGATTGACCGTGGGATTTGGTATGCCGATAACGGTTTTCGCCTCTTTCTCGCCCTCCTTGAAGCCAATTGAAGACCTTGCGCAAGGAACCGAACGTGTTGCGGCAGGCGATTACAGCCAGCGCCTGCCGGTGGTTCAAGACGACGACCTCGGCGCGCTCGCGGCGTCGTTCAACCGGATGCAGGCGGGATTGGCTGAGCGGCAACGACTTCAGGCCGCGTTCGGCACCTACGTCGACCCGGCCCTGGCCGCCCGGCTGCTGGAGCAGGGCGACGATGTGTTCACCGGCGAGCGCCGGGAGGTGACGGTGATGTTCATCGACATCCGCGACTTCACGCCGTTCGCCGAGGCCAACACCGCCGAGGACACGGTGGCGCGGCTGAACGCACTATTCGAGATCGTGGTGCCCGCCGTCGTCGACGCCGGGGGGCACGTCAACAAGTTCCTCGGCGACGGCGCGCTCGCGGTCTTCGGCGCACCCAACGATCTAGCGGATCACGCCGACGCCGCCGTGCGCGCCGCGGTGCTGATTCACCGCCTTGTCGCCGAGCGGTTCGGCGCCGACCTTCGCATCGGGATCGGGATCAACACCGGCGTGGTGATCGCGGGCACCATTGGCGGCGGCGGGAAGCTGGAGTTCACCCTGATCGGCGACGCGGTCAACGTCGCAGCCCGCGTCGAGCAACTCACCAAAACCACCGACGACGCGATCCTTCTCACCGGGCAGTGTGTCGATGCCCTCGCATCTCCGCCGCCGCAACTCGTCGACCGGGGATCGCATGTTCTGAAAGGAAAATCGGCCGCCGTGCAGGTCTTCGGCCTCGCTGAAGCGAGGTTTTAGTCAAGCCGATCTATACCGTTGTGCCGCGCGGCCGGCGACGAAATGATCACTGAGTTTCGCCAGAAAGCCCCGCGACCGGAGCCTCCGCCCCGGACAGCACGGGGCTTCGCTATGCCTAGGAACCTCCGTGAGCGCCATCTCGTCCGAGACGATCCCCCTGGCCGCGCCGGCCCGCGCGGCAACCAGGCCGAAACCGGCGCGGCGTCGAAGCGTGTCGCCCTCGCTTCCGCTGGCGGTGCTCGGCCTGGGGTTGTTTGTCGCCGGCTGGTATCTGACCGTCGATGTGCTGGCGCTGCCGCGATTTCGTGGCATCCCCGGTGCGACCGAGGTCATTCGGGAATGGATCAGCCCCAACCCGGCCTACGGCACGTCCATCTTCACGTTGGACTATTACGCGCACA is from Mycobacterium conspicuum and encodes:
- a CDS encoding adenylate/guanylate cyclase domain-containing protein — translated: MDRILQWAWDRYGARYSWVICAIGFPIAFPVYLTLSFIIVAFEKSGRYVESAGVTVGAVLVLVYALVLPGLGAWRLVDRWAAAGEGDRASVLKATYVWSRKQTARALGVVAVVAGVMAITVGLIVGADLSRLGQYAILGAAFGSGSHSIGVHSLVEASLRPVRVALAGGKAIGDSLPRSRPTFATWTNLSMLGVVLAFAIAGAMLTAVFAPAHQSPALWVLIGLGLTVGFGMPITVFASFSPSLKPIEDLAQGTERVAAGDYSQRLPVVQDDDLGALAASFNRMQAGLAERQRLQAAFGTYVDPALAARLLEQGDDVFTGERREVTVMFIDIRDFTPFAEANTAEDTVARLNALFEIVVPAVVDAGGHVNKFLGDGALAVFGAPNDLADHADAAVRAAVLIHRLVAERFGADLRIGIGINTGVVIAGTIGGGGKLEFTLIGDAVNVAARVEQLTKTTDDAILLTGQCVDALASPPPQLVDRGSHVLKGKSAAVQVFGLAEARF
- a CDS encoding SDR family oxidoreductase is translated as MNSDQIVALVTGANRGLGKHFATQLVQRGAKVYAAARRPDTIDIPGVEAVQLDITDPTSVGRAADQAGDVTLLINNAGSSTRAGLLSGSLEDIRLEMDTHYFGTLNAIRAFVPIIEGNGGGAILNMLSVLSWLHLPGSGAYGAAKAAAWAMTDALRQELAPRGIHVTAVHVGYMDTDMAAFAPADQKTDPAVVAELALDGLFAGLPEVLADEQTRTVKAQLSSTS
- a CDS encoding alpha/beta hydrolase, with protein sequence MTTYAFDPEIAEMVPLLPTWQGDDPARMRTALAEMIAQLPVPDTTGLHIEERRIPGRDGDPDVTVRIYRPEHPTAPAGIYSVHGGGFIAGDLDTEHASNVTLARELGVVVVSVDYRLAPEAPFPAPLEDVYAGLVWMAAHAGELGIDPGRIAIHGMSAGGGLCAGLALLARDRGGPHIAFQFLAVPELDDRLTSPSMTAFTDTPLWSRPRAVFSWDCYLGPGRAGSDDVSVYAAPARATDLAGLPPAYVSVMQFDPLRDEGVAYALAMLAAGVSVELHLFPGTFHGSSLIQTAAISRREQAEAIAVLRQALAL